The Acidimicrobiia bacterium genome includes a window with the following:
- a CDS encoding MogA/MoaB family molybdenum cofactor biosynthesis protein encodes MVLTVSDRVSGGEAADLSGPAAAAALLDLGFEPEVRVIPDGVESVAAALQAAVDDEVALVITTGGTGMAPRDLTPEATLLVIEREAPGLSEAMRAATFGELPHGMLSRGVSGIAGRTLILNLPGSPRAVEESLAVVGPALAHAVALIRGESTSH; translated from the coding sequence GTGGTGCTCACCGTGTCGGATCGCGTCAGCGGGGGAGAGGCCGCGGACCTCTCGGGTCCGGCGGCAGCCGCGGCGCTTCTCGACCTCGGGTTCGAACCGGAGGTGCGAGTGATTCCGGATGGCGTCGAATCGGTGGCCGCCGCCCTTCAGGCCGCGGTCGACGACGAGGTCGCCCTGGTGATCACGACCGGGGGCACCGGGATGGCACCCCGTGACCTGACCCCGGAGGCGACCCTGCTGGTGATCGAGCGGGAGGCGCCTGGCTTGTCCGAGGCGATGCGGGCTGCCACGTTCGGTGAGTTGCCCCACGGCATGCTGTCGCGGGGGGTGAGCGGTATCGCCGGCAGGACCCTGATCCTCAACCTGCCCGGATCCCCGCGGGCGGTCGAAGAGTCGCTCGCCGTGGTGGGGCCTGCCCTCGCCCACGCCGTTGCCCTGATCCGGGGTGAATCGACGAGCCATTGA
- the moaC gene encoding cyclic pyranopterin monophosphate synthase MoaC: MVESSHLDERGRAWMVDVSAKPETQRAATAEGVVSLSPDAQKALFAGTLAKGDGLATVRIAAIGGAKRTAELIPLCHPIPLASIVAEVEEVAGGARISVTVKSVGRTGVEMEAMTGVAVGAIALYDMVKSIDRSAEIGPIRLLAKSGGKSGDWSR, translated from the coding sequence GTGGTTGAGTCGAGTCACCTCGATGAGCGCGGTCGGGCGTGGATGGTCGACGTCTCCGCCAAGCCGGAGACGCAACGGGCGGCGACGGCGGAGGGGGTGGTCAGCCTCTCGCCGGACGCGCAGAAGGCACTGTTCGCCGGCACCCTGGCGAAGGGTGACGGACTCGCCACCGTGAGAATCGCCGCGATCGGAGGGGCCAAACGGACTGCCGAACTGATCCCGTTGTGCCATCCGATCCCGCTTGCCTCAATCGTGGCCGAAGTCGAGGAGGTCGCCGGCGGCGCGCGCATCAGTGTCACCGTCAAATCCGTGGGCCGCACCGGGGTGGAGATGGAGGCGATGACCGGGGTGGCGGTCGGCGCAATCGCTCTCTACGACATGGTCAAGTCGATCGATCGGTCTGCCGAGATCGGCCCGATCCGGCTTCTGGCCAAGTCGGGGGGAAAGTCGGGGGACTGGTCACGGTGA
- the glp gene encoding gephyrin-like molybdotransferase Glp, producing the protein MRSLPAAQRAVLDAMSVLPARTVALENASGLALAADVRAPHPVPPFANSAVDGYAVVAADTSGGPVELEVVDDIPAGSVPARAVRPGTAARIMTGALIPDGADAVVMVEDTDGGHGRVRVSTAVAPGAHVRPAGGDLEAGAVVFESGERLTPAHLGVLASIGIAEPMVIARPTVAVMSTGDELVGAATAELAPGTIRDSNRPMLIGMLDELGAEVIDLGIVPDDEAALRTALEKAGEAADAIVTSGGVSMGEHDLVKKVLADLGTVDFWRVAMQPAKPFAFGFVGGTPLFGLPGNPVSVTVAFEQFVRPALLARMGSRRLFRPRSLGVAGEALETDAEKVVFLRVVVSGGDPLQVVRLAGGQASNMLSALAAADAFAVVPVGVGSVAVGDRVEVEWFKSVERRTRAEALGG; encoded by the coding sequence GTGAGGTCGTTACCCGCGGCGCAGCGCGCGGTGCTCGATGCGATGTCGGTGCTTCCCGCCCGGACGGTGGCGCTGGAGAACGCCTCAGGTTTGGCTCTCGCCGCCGACGTGCGGGCCCCGCATCCGGTGCCCCCCTTCGCCAACTCGGCGGTGGATGGCTACGCGGTGGTGGCCGCCGATACCTCCGGCGGTCCCGTGGAACTCGAAGTCGTCGACGACATCCCCGCCGGCTCGGTGCCGGCGCGAGCTGTCCGGCCGGGTACCGCGGCTCGCATCATGACCGGGGCCCTGATCCCCGACGGTGCTGACGCGGTGGTGATGGTCGAGGACACCGACGGGGGCCATGGCCGGGTCCGAGTGTCGACCGCCGTGGCCCCCGGTGCACATGTGCGGCCCGCCGGTGGAGATCTCGAGGCGGGCGCGGTGGTCTTCGAGTCGGGGGAGCGGCTGACCCCCGCCCATCTCGGTGTGCTCGCCTCGATCGGGATCGCGGAGCCGATGGTGATCGCCCGCCCCACGGTGGCGGTGATGTCGACCGGAGATGAGCTCGTTGGCGCGGCCACCGCCGAGCTCGCCCCCGGCACCATCCGCGACTCGAACCGTCCCATGCTGATCGGGATGCTCGACGAACTCGGGGCGGAGGTGATCGATCTCGGCATCGTGCCCGACGACGAGGCGGCGCTGCGGACCGCTCTCGAGAAGGCCGGCGAGGCGGCGGATGCGATCGTGACCAGCGGCGGGGTGTCGATGGGGGAGCACGACCTCGTCAAGAAGGTCCTCGCCGACCTGGGTACCGTCGATTTCTGGCGGGTGGCGATGCAGCCTGCAAAGCCGTTCGCCTTTGGGTTTGTCGGGGGGACGCCCCTGTTCGGGCTACCCGGTAATCCGGTATCCGTGACGGTGGCCTTCGAGCAGTTCGTGCGGCCCGCGCTCCTGGCCCGGATGGGGTCGCGGCGGCTGTTTCGCCCTCGGTCGCTGGGAGTGGCCGGGGAGGCGTTGGAGACGGACGCCGAGAAGGTGGTGTTCCTCCGCGTCGTCGTCAGTGGCGGCGACCCGCTACAGGTGGTGCGACTCGCCGGTGGCCAGGCGTCCAACATGCTGTCGGCGCTCGCCGCGGCCGATGCCTTCGCCGTGGTCCCGGTCGGGGTCGGTTCGGTCGCGGTGGGCGATAGGGTCGAGGTCGAGTGGTTCAAGAGTGTGGAACGCCGAACGAGAGCGGAGGCCCTCGGTGGTTGA
- the plsY gene encoding glycerol-3-phosphate 1-O-acyltransferase PlsY produces the protein MEFETIAVVLGGYLLGSVDFGVILPRLRGVDIYEKGSGNPGASNVLRSMGRGMAGAVVVGDLAKGFVAAMAGELVVGEVVGFASGFAAVLGHCFPIWHRFHGGKGVSAAAGVIVWLEPLAGVGFLVAWALMVAATKKASIASIIVAVSLVPVLAAFGHRGWALVWAGAIVVLIVIRHQANIRRLLDGSEFGIEEPA, from the coding sequence GTGGAATTCGAGACCATCGCGGTCGTCCTTGGCGGCTATCTCCTTGGCAGCGTCGACTTCGGCGTGATCTTGCCGCGCCTCCGGGGCGTCGACATCTATGAGAAGGGCAGCGGAAATCCGGGTGCCAGCAACGTGCTCAGGAGCATGGGGCGGGGTATGGCGGGTGCCGTGGTGGTGGGCGACCTCGCCAAGGGATTCGTGGCGGCGATGGCCGGGGAACTAGTGGTGGGCGAGGTGGTGGGCTTCGCTTCAGGATTTGCTGCAGTGCTGGGCCATTGCTTCCCGATCTGGCATCGCTTTCACGGCGGGAAGGGGGTCTCGGCGGCGGCAGGCGTGATCGTGTGGTTGGAGCCGCTGGCCGGAGTGGGGTTCCTCGTCGCCTGGGCGCTGATGGTGGCGGCCACCAAGAAGGCATCGATCGCGTCGATCATCGTGGCGGTTTCCCTGGTGCCCGTGTTGGCGGCGTTCGGGCACCGCGGCTGGGCGCTGGTCTGGGCGGGGGCCATCGTCGTGCTGATCGTGATTCGCCATCAGGCCAACATCCGGCGGCTGCTCGACGGCTCCGAGTTTGGCATCGAGGAGCCGGCGTGA
- a CDS encoding MTAP family purine nucleoside phosphorylase encodes MLGVLGGSGFYEFFDDPQPRSIATPYGPPAADPVIGEVEGVEVAFIPRHGLDHQFPPHLVPFRANIWALKELGVDRIVSASAVGSLRIDYAPGHFAIPDQIVDRTWGRPSTFHEGPETHHLSFADPYHHGLREIALDGMRSTGATVQDGGTVVVVQGPRFSTRAESASFVASGWDLINMTQMPEACLAGEAGIALVNISVITDYDVGIGDGPPVTHEEVIRRFGESVGTLKAGLRSMLPRIAGLPLSS; translated from the coding sequence GTGCTAGGGGTGCTCGGCGGGTCAGGCTTCTACGAGTTCTTCGACGACCCGCAACCGCGGTCGATCGCCACGCCGTATGGTCCCCCAGCCGCCGACCCGGTTATCGGCGAAGTCGAAGGGGTCGAGGTCGCCTTCATCCCGCGCCACGGCCTCGACCATCAGTTCCCGCCGCACCTCGTCCCGTTCCGGGCGAACATCTGGGCTCTGAAAGAACTCGGGGTCGACCGGATCGTGTCGGCGAGCGCGGTCGGATCACTGCGTATCGACTACGCCCCCGGCCACTTCGCCATCCCCGATCAGATCGTCGACCGCACCTGGGGCCGCCCGTCGACCTTCCACGAGGGGCCCGAGACCCATCACTTGTCCTTCGCCGACCCCTACCACCATGGGTTGCGAGAAATCGCCCTCGACGGGATGCGATCCACCGGCGCAACGGTTCAGGACGGCGGGACCGTGGTCGTGGTGCAGGGACCTCGGTTCTCCACCCGTGCCGAGAGTGCCTCATTCGTCGCCTCCGGCTGGGATCTGATCAACATGACCCAGATGCCCGAGGCCTGCCTCGCCGGTGAGGCTGGCATCGCCCTGGTGAACATCAGCGTGATCACCGACTACGACGTGGGGATCGGAGACGGCCCTCCGGTGACTCACGAAGAGGTGATTCGCCGGTTCGGCGAGTCCGTGGGAACCCTCAAGGCCGGGCTCCGCAGCATGCTGCCTCGCATCGCCGGGTTGCCGCTGTCGTCCTAG
- a CDS encoding SAF domain-containing protein: MYWLQRPPYLRRAAAALLVVAAIAWDLRGSSTEVHPFAARPIAAGAMISDADIRWRRLPTGAFEIPELGDRAAAVDLAPGEPIIGAVLTAPAPIPDGWWAVPVEVGPHAIPGDPVMLVITDPPLTIGGIVVSTQRGDPYSLDYRPALVAVPGEVAPLVAAADRAGLLVAATRP; the protein is encoded by the coding sequence ATGTACTGGCTACAACGGCCGCCCTATCTCCGTCGGGCGGCAGCCGCCCTCCTAGTCGTCGCCGCGATCGCGTGGGACCTGCGGGGATCATCAACCGAGGTCCATCCCTTCGCCGCCCGCCCGATCGCCGCCGGAGCAATGATCTCGGACGCCGACATCCGGTGGCGGCGTCTGCCGACAGGAGCCTTCGAGATACCGGAACTCGGCGACCGGGCGGCTGCCGTAGACCTGGCTCCCGGTGAGCCCATCATCGGGGCGGTGCTCACTGCACCGGCACCCATCCCCGACGGTTGGTGGGCGGTTCCGGTGGAAGTGGGGCCTCACGCGATTCCGGGCGACCCGGTGATGCTGGTGATCACCGACCCGCCGCTGACCATCGGCGGCATCGTGGTCAGCACCCAGCGGGGCGACCCGTACTCCCTCGACTATCGCCCCGCCCTGGTGGCAGTGCCGGGAGAAGTCGCTCCCCTCGTCGCCGCGGCCGACCGGGCGGGTCTGCTGGTCGCCGCGACGAGGCCGTAG
- a CDS encoding undecaprenyl-diphosphate phosphatase, whose protein sequence is MIESALWGLVQGLTEFLPISSSGHLVLIPALLGIDGPDLATSAILHLGTLTALLWFYRRDLWGIVASPRSQRSRTIVMLLVVGTIPAALVGLTLETPIEVIFSEPWIVAICLIVTGGVLALASLLPAGTRSVEDGTWRDALLVGVAQAFALLPGISRSGMTITGGLASGFSRKEAARLAFLLGIPAIAAAGGRETLRMIDRGGFEPSLLLGMVVAAVSGYLAISLLIRLIERVGLMPFAAYCVLFGAFSFIAL, encoded by the coding sequence GTGATCGAATCCGCCTTGTGGGGACTCGTCCAGGGCCTCACCGAATTCCTCCCCATCTCCTCCAGCGGCCATTTGGTGCTGATCCCGGCGTTGCTGGGAATCGACGGGCCGGACCTGGCCACTTCGGCGATCCTCCACTTGGGAACCCTCACTGCCCTCCTCTGGTTCTACCGGCGGGACCTGTGGGGAATCGTCGCCTCGCCCAGGTCGCAACGCAGCCGCACCATCGTGATGCTGCTGGTGGTGGGGACGATCCCGGCGGCTTTGGTCGGGTTGACCCTCGAGACCCCCATCGAGGTGATCTTCTCGGAGCCCTGGATCGTGGCCATCTGCCTGATCGTCACCGGCGGGGTCCTCGCCCTGGCATCGCTACTCCCGGCCGGCACTCGCAGCGTCGAGGACGGGACGTGGCGCGATGCGCTGCTGGTGGGCGTTGCCCAGGCCTTCGCGCTGCTTCCCGGGATCAGCCGTTCGGGGATGACCATCACCGGCGGGCTGGCGTCAGGGTTCTCCCGGAAGGAGGCGGCACGACTGGCGTTCCTCCTGGGCATTCCCGCCATCGCCGCCGCCGGCGGCCGAGAGACGCTGCGGATGATCGATCGGGGTGGCTTCGAACCGTCGCTTCTGTTGGGGATGGTCGTCGCCGCGGTCAGCGGCTACCTGGCCATCTCCCTGCTGATCCGGCTGATCGAGCGAGTCGGCCTGATGCCGTTCGCGGCGTACTGCGTCCTCTTCGGGGCGTTCTCGTTCATCGCGCTGTAG
- a CDS encoding ester cyclase → MAHDAILEQLRRDFSAEEYREVRELWKHHSISEDNRDIAGLMSTLTDDCVYELVQTGHRWEGKPGATRFYMELLGAFPDIVFNLTDIVIGPQGVFEMADVTGTHQGPWLGVEPTNQPVEFKVVIYFPWDPAAKLFKGEKVWFHWEGFAPLSPAIGD, encoded by the coding sequence ATGGCCCACGATGCGATTCTCGAGCAGCTGCGGCGCGACTTCTCGGCGGAGGAGTACCGCGAGGTACGCGAGCTGTGGAAGCACCACTCGATCTCCGAGGACAACCGCGACATCGCCGGCCTCATGTCGACCCTCACCGACGACTGTGTCTACGAGTTGGTGCAGACCGGCCACCGGTGGGAGGGCAAGCCGGGTGCCACCCGCTTCTACATGGAGCTGCTCGGCGCCTTTCCCGACATCGTCTTCAACCTGACCGACATCGTGATCGGCCCCCAGGGCGTCTTCGAGATGGCCGACGTCACTGGCACTCATCAAGGCCCATGGCTCGGGGTGGAGCCCACCAACCAGCCCGTCGAATTCAAGGTGGTGATCTACTTCCCCTGGGACCCCGCCGCAAAGCTGTTCAAGGGCGAGAAGGTCTGGTTCCATTGGGAGGGCTTCGCTCCGCTCAGCCCAGCGATAGGCGATTAG
- a CDS encoding sterol carrier protein domain-containing protein, which produces MRGPAGAECERTDAAADLVVATEHLGAAYLGSPRFAALGWLGLVEGTPEALARADLMFGWHRPPEVSVHF; this is translated from the coding sequence ATTCGCGGTCCGGCCGGTGCCGAGTGCGAACGAACCGACGCCGCCGCCGACCTGGTGGTGGCCACCGAGCACCTCGGCGCCGCCTACCTGGGGAGCCCCCGCTTCGCCGCGCTTGGTTGGCTCGGGCTGGTCGAAGGAACCCCCGAGGCGCTCGCCCGCGCCGACCTCATGTTCGGCTGGCACCGGCCCCCCGAGGTGTCGGTGCACTTCTGA
- a CDS encoding TIGR03667 family PPOX class F420-dependent oxidoreductase, giving the protein MLDPSTPAGSKAAALLDDAVVIWLTTVDAKGQAKASPVWFVVDDGEFLIYSLADTPRVRNIRANPRVSLNLDSREGGDVVVIEGVARVVDGVSSEDHSAYQDKYRSHMASLGYTSAQFAAGYPTSIRVAPTRWRVH; this is encoded by the coding sequence ATGCTCGATCCTTCCACTCCGGCGGGTTCCAAGGCGGCGGCGCTTCTCGACGACGCCGTCGTCATCTGGCTCACCACCGTCGACGCCAAGGGACAGGCGAAGGCATCCCCCGTGTGGTTCGTGGTGGACGATGGCGAGTTCCTCATCTACAGCCTGGCGGACACCCCGCGGGTGCGGAACATTCGCGCCAACCCCCGGGTGTCGCTCAACCTGGACAGTCGGGAGGGCGGCGACGTCGTCGTCATCGAGGGTGTCGCCCGGGTCGTGGACGGGGTATCGAGCGAGGACCACTCGGCGTATCAGGACAAGTACCGCAGCCACATGGCGTCGCTCGGTTACACCTCGGCGCAGTTCGCCGCGGGGTATCCGACTTCGATCCGGGTGGCTCCCACCAGGTGGCGGGTCCACTGA
- a CDS encoding thioredoxin family protein has product MFRKRQKPTEVVRMDELEQLAAEGKPILIDFWKVGCNPCRVMDGIVGELADEFAGSAHIVKVNVGMVPGAIEAFGIRSTPTFVLLGRSQKKPSKKARKRAGGAPAPSTAHSPRWRASGLVNKDVLTKALESNGAKRS; this is encoded by the coding sequence ATGTTTCGCAAGAGACAAAAGCCCACCGAGGTCGTCCGGATGGACGAACTCGAACAACTCGCTGCCGAGGGGAAGCCGATCCTCATCGACTTCTGGAAGGTCGGCTGCAACCCCTGCCGGGTCATGGACGGCATCGTCGGCGAACTGGCAGATGAATTCGCCGGGTCCGCCCACATCGTCAAGGTCAACGTCGGCATGGTGCCCGGGGCGATCGAGGCATTCGGTATCCGCTCGACACCGACATTCGTGCTGCTGGGCCGCTCCCAGAAGAAGCCGTCCAAGAAGGCCCGCAAGCGCGCCGGAGGCGCACCGGCCCCCTCGACCGCACACTCCCCGCGGTGGCGCGCGTCGGGCCTCGTCAACAAGGACGTGCTCACCAAGGCACTCGAGTCGAACGGGGCCAAGCGGTCCTAG
- a CDS encoding DUF5668 domain-containing protein, whose amino-acid sequence MPYVEVKPPRPIFFGLALITIGVLFLLREFDVVPDISFWTFVWLAIGGWLFVGTLAGSRRGWFWPLTLLLIGIFMLMRDLEVFDQDFSIWPIVVIAFGLAILFEAMGWGGRAKSKPEVWRHES is encoded by the coding sequence ATGCCCTACGTCGAGGTCAAGCCGCCCCGCCCGATCTTCTTCGGACTGGCGCTGATCACCATTGGGGTCCTCTTCCTGCTGCGGGAGTTCGACGTCGTCCCCGACATCTCGTTTTGGACCTTCGTGTGGCTGGCGATCGGCGGATGGCTCTTCGTCGGCACGCTCGCCGGCAGTCGCAGAGGCTGGTTCTGGCCGCTGACGCTCCTGTTGATCGGCATCTTCATGCTCATGCGCGACCTCGAAGTGTTCGATCAGGACTTCTCGATCTGGCCAATCGTGGTGATCGCATTCGGGCTCGCCATCCTGTTCGAGGCCATGGGTTGGGGTGGTCGTGCCAAGTCGAAGCCCGAAGTCTGGCGTCACGAATCCTGA